A single region of the Gossypium arboreum isolate Shixiya-1 chromosome 12, ASM2569848v2, whole genome shotgun sequence genome encodes:
- the LOC108479527 gene encoding DDT domain-containing protein DDR4, translating into MSLDSSPSLPIPSDPPQNDTLPPQNDTPTQTPDATPIPPLTRSNRPSRACTIRASQRLYAQQQQAAIERRQKQAKKDQQHNHHQPKQPKDDSDGSSSPQQQCGGNSKIVTPLVAPPEPSQLPRWTIRSMWELASVLNFLHVFRPLLNIAVEFSAEEFETALITPNDTLADIHIPLLKAIPPITRMPLTRDTWVTVLCRKLRNWWHWVADGDLPIVASHGAEIELYKSLDPGVRVVILKALCDIRVEQDDIRSYIDNSLKHGVQLSAFRKERIGGDSQGINYWYEDDAVVGHRLYREIRKVELKKAKMKGSHVPNSATYLWETVATNFEEFQDVSEKLFASKNRAEASLGKKLKNDKLPEIEKEHKRKERLLKKQHRQALLLDNFLAVDGLGPGRSLRDRKPVTYTFDDYDRSINEAIKITKRKAPSPDPLNGRDVAKSEPSANGKLTGPSHGSEQDSYNLPSPKSPEYDDFDDNKSGELDRSNRRRQRPQRYSAKEFVEAVSDNEADFDSDDDIVGEAVYDEEYLRKRKQRRQSSSSEGDEEYRWDEENAEDEEEEEEDSLSISEDSDEAPKVKKLPGRTRRETKLRSVDELQSGLRRSKRATRNRINYRQYELSESETESKPEKSNPSDEHSDASEKEEFSEGSQDSNGSDDEQEMEVNPPMEGNSDPVEKEQSQAPEQSSGSGQDEADGAQKRRFLDLNELAPGSGCDDGPNTIMKDEDRNDF; encoded by the exons ATGTCCCTCGATTCTTCCCCTTCCCTTCCGATCCCTTCCGACCCACCTCAAAACGATACCCTTCCTCCCCAAAACGACACTCCTACCCAAACCCCCGACGCAACTCCGATCCCACCCTTGACCAGGAGCAATCGTCCCTCCCGCGCTTGTACAATCCGAGCTTCCCAGAGGCTCTACGCCCAGCAACAGCAAGCCGCCATCGAGCGGCGGCAGAAACAGGCCAAGAAGGATCAGCAGCACAACCACCACCAGCCCAAGCAACCCAAGGACGATAGTGATGGTTCTTCGTCGCCGCAGCAGCAATGTGGCGGTAATAGCAAGATCGTTACTCCGTTAGTGGCGCCACCCGAGCCTTCGCAGTTGCCTAGGTGGACCATTCGGTCTATGTGGGAGTTAGCTTCCGTACTTAATTTCTTGCAT GTTTTCAGGCCGCTTTTGAATATAGCTGTGGAGTTCTCAGCGGAGGAGTTTGAGACAGCGTTGATTACTCCTAATGATACTTTGGCAGATATTCATATTCCTTTGTTGAAg GCAATCCCTCCAATTACTCGGATGCCCCTTACACGTGATACCTGGGTTACTGTTCTTTGCAGAAAATTAAGAAACTGGTGGCATTGG GTTGCTGATGGGGATCTTCCCATTGTTGCTTCACATGG GGCGGAGATTGAATTATACAAGTCGCTTGATCCTGGAGTTCGTGTAGTGATCCTGAAAGCACTGTGTGACATTCGTGTTGAG CAAGACGACATTCGAAGCTACATTGACAACTCACTTAAACATGGTGTTCAACTTTCAGCCTTTCGTAAAGAACGTATCGGAGGCGATTCTCAGGGAATTAATTACTG GTATGAAGATGATGCTGTTGTTGGTCATCGCTTATACCGTGAAATAAGGAAAGTTGAGTTGAAGAAAGCAAAGATGAAAGGTTCCCATGTTCCTAATAGTGCAACATATCTGTGGGAAACAGTTGCAACAAATTTCGAAGAATTTCAAGATGTTTCT GAGAAACTTTTTGCCAGTAAAAATAGAGCAGAAGCTTCACTAGGGAAGAAATTAAAGAACGACAAGCTTCCTGAGATTGAAAAGGAACACAAG AGGAAGGAGAGGTTACTGAAAAAACAACATAGACAAGCTCTTCTTCTTGACAACTTCTTGGCTGTTGATGGGCTTGGTCCAGGACGCTCCCTTCGTGACAGAAAACCTGTGACTTACACATTTG ATGATTATGATCGGTCAATAAATGAGGCTATTAAGATTACCAA GCGGAAAGCACCATCACCGGATCCTCTCAATGGAAGAGATGTTGCCAAATCTGAACCTTCTGCGAATGGAAAATTGACCGGTCCTTCACATGGCTCTGAACAGGACAGTTACAATCTACCCTCCCCCAAATCTCCCGAATATGATGATTTTGATGACAATAAATCTGGGGAATTGGATCGTAG CAATCGAAGGAGGCAGAGACCTCAACGATATTCAGCGAAGGAATTCGTTGAAGCTGTTTCGGATAACGAGGCTGACTTTGACAGTGATGATGATATAGTTGGAGAAGCAGTATATGATGAGGAATAcctaagaaaaagaaaacagagAAGGCAATCCAGCAGCTCAGAAGGAGATGAGGAATACCGTTGGgacgaagaaaatgctgaagatgaGGAGGAGGAAGAAGAGGATTCATTAAGTATCAGTGAGGACAGTGATGAGGCCCCAAAAGTCAAGAAGTTGCCAGGCCGTACTCGGAGGGAAACTAAGCTAAGGTCAGTGGATGAGCTTCAATCAGGTCTAAGGCGTAGTAAAAGAGCCACCAGAAATCGTATTAATTATAGACAGTATGAGCTGTCGGAATCTGAAACAGAGTCGAAACCTGAAAAGTCGAATCCATCGGATGAACACTCGGATGCAAGTGAGAAGGAGGAGTTCTCAGAAGGAAGTCAAGATTCCAATGGCAGTGATGATGAGCAGGAAATGGAAGTTAATCCACCTATGGAAGGTAACTCTGATCCAGTAGAGAAAGAGCAAAGCCAGGCACCTGAGCAATCTAGTGGCAGTGGGCAAGATGAAGCAGACGGTGCACAAAAACGACGCTTCCTTGACCTAAATGAGCTTGCTCCAGGTTCTGGTTGCGACGATGGTCCAAATACAATAATGAAAGATGAGGATAGAAATGATTTCTAG